CTACAAATGGGAAGTTAAGTCTGAGTTGAAGTCCCCTGATTGCTTCAAAAAGCTCACTTTGACCATTAATGGCCGATCTCCTGGTCCCACTATCTATGCCCATCAAGGCGACACTGTCATCGTTGAGCTCAAGAACAGCTTTGTTACTGAAAATGTCGCTATCCACTGGCATGGAATCCGACAGGTATTTTGAGTTTCATCTTgtgggtttggtttggtttggtttggttatttttttttttgttgtaatgTGTTTGGATTTTGTGTTGTAATTGAAGATTGGAACACCTTGGAGCGATGGAACAGAGGGTGTCACTCAATGTCCTGTTTTGCCTGGTGAAACATTCAAATATCAGTTTGTTGTCGACAGGGTGAGTGTTGGATTTgctggtttttgttttttttaatgaagaatTTGGGGTTGAGTTTGTCGAATTTGAAATTTGCAGCCAGGGACTTACTTATACCATGCGCATTACGGCATGCAAAGAGAAGATGGTCTGTATGGATCCATTGTGGTTTGGCTTCCAGAGGGTCAAACAGAGCCGTTCGCCTACGATCATGATCGGAATCTTATACTCACCGATTGGTATCATAAAAGCAGCCATGAACACTCCGCCGGATTGGCTGCCGCCGGCGCTGCCTTCACCTGGGTCGGCGAGCCTGATGTAACCTCAATTTCCCAAATTCCCCTGTTTAATTCGAACtgattcattcatttactaatgggtttttttctaatttctcagTCGCTTTTGATTCAAGGAAGGGGACGGTTCAATTGCTCTCTGTTGGGAGCTTCTGCTACCTGCAACTCATCCAGCCCGGACTGTGTTCTTTATCCAATCACCGTCGTACCGGGAAGAACTTACCGGTTGAGGGTCTCGAGCCTCACTTCCCTTTCAGCTCTAAGTTTCCAAATTGAGgtaataatcttaatttaattgcTTGAAATTCCTCAGAAATGGCTGAAACAGAGTGTATTGAAAACAGGGTCACACCATGACAGTGGTTGAAGCAGATGGGCATTACGTCGAGCCATTTCAAGTTAGCAACTTGTTCATATACTCCGGCGAAACATATTCTGTGTTGATTAAAGCCGATCAAAACCCTTCTAGAAACTACTGGATTACAACCAATGTGGTCAGCCGGAACAGCACTACCCCACTTGGTTTAGCCATTTTCAATTACTACCCAAATCACCAACGTAAATTCCCTCCGACGACACCTCCGGCTGGACCTGCCTGGAATGCGGTTGCACCCCGGTTAGCTCAAAGCCACGCCATCAAAGCCCGACAGGGCTTCATCCACCCGCCGCCAAAAGCTGCTGACAAAGTGATCGTGCTACTCAACACACAAAACACCGTGAACGGACGCCGGCGGTGGTCGTTAAACAACGTGTCGTTCAATATGCCGCACACGCCTTACCTTATTGCATTAAAGAACAATCTTCTCCATACATTCAGCCAGGCGAAACCACCCACTGGTTACGACTTCAAGAACTACAACATTTCTGTTCCGCCGCCCAACCCTGAAGCGACGGTGAGCGACGCCATTTACCGATTGGATTTCAATTCAACGGTGGATATTATTCTACAGAACGCCAACATGATGGCTCTAAACACCAGCGAAACTCATCCTTGGCATTTGCACGGCCACGATTTCTGGGTTTTGGGATACGGCGAAGGAAAATTCGATATGTTTAAGGATCCAAGCAAGTACAATTTGGTGAATCCGATCATGAAGAACACTGTGCCATTGCACCCATTTGGATGGACGGCTTTGAGATTTGTGGCTGACAATCCTGGCGTTTGGGCCTTCCATTGCCATATCGACGCCCATTTCTTCATGGGAATGGGTGTTGTTTTTGAGGAAGGGATCGAAAAGGTTCAGAAATTGCCTACTTCGATCATGGGGTGTGGCGAGAGCAAGAGGTTCATAAGgccttaattttttatttgcccatattctttttagttctaattttttaaaaattattagttcCATAATTGTAATTGGTAtgtgtaataaaataaattagtgttgattattattaaatttaattaattgttctatatatgaaaatttcgTTTGTGGTTTTAAATATGTGAAGAACTCAAAATCTTATCCAAATGTAATGGGCGATACTCCGCCGCCACTCATTCAAACACTGCCGCTAAGGATCAGACAGAGCACAGTCCGATCATACTGAAATGGCGCTCTCTTCATTAACCTTCACAACCCCAAGAGCTCAGGCTTCCCAAATTTTCAGCCCCAGATTATCTTCCGCCGTTAAACCcaccccttcttcttcttcttcctcagttTCTGCTACTAAGAAGGCAATATCTAATGTGGGCATTGGGGTTCTTGCTGCTTCGGTTCTAGCTCTGTCGCCTTTGGATGCCAACGCTACCAGGATTGAATACTATGCGACTGTTGGTGAACCCCTTTGCGAGTTCAGATATGTTCCTTCCGGCCTTGGCTATTGCGACCTTGCCGTGGGATCCGGTGAGGAAGTTCCTTATAATGAGCTTATCAATGTCAGTTCCTAActtcaattttgaagtttgtttCTCGCTTACCATCAAATTGAAATGCTCTTGCATTGCTTCGTTGCAATCGCTAATTCCCTCCAATGCCTACTTTTTGCAATTTGCTAATGAAATGTTCTTCAATTGATAATCGTTTCGTAAAATCATACAGGATTTTGTGAATTGTTGTTGTCTTATGTACCTTTTAAATGCAGGTTCACTACACTGCAAGGTTTGCTGATGGGATAGTGTTTGATAGCAGTTACAAGCGAGCTAGACCTCTCACCATGCGCATTGGTGTAGGCAAGGTATTTGATTAAATGTTTTGTACAGTTTCTTAAGGTAGGTTGAAAAGTGTGTACAATTTATTCGAAAGTGAGCAATTACAGCCTTTGGGAGCAATGGAGGAAAGGTCTCGGTTATCAAGATGGGAGGGTACTGAAAATTTTTCTCCTCCCATGCACAAGATTAGAAGTaagaatgtgagatcccacattggttggagaggagaacgaaacattccttataagagtgtgaaaacctatccctagtagatgcattttaaaaccgtgaggctaacagtgggcttgagttgttacaaatggtattagagccaggcaccgagcggtgtgccagcgaggacgctgggc
This sequence is a window from Cucurbita pepo subsp. pepo cultivar mu-cu-16 chromosome LG19, ASM280686v2, whole genome shotgun sequence. Protein-coding genes within it:
- the LOC111781996 gene encoding L-ascorbate oxidase; this encodes MGSLLQSRQYLLILLCFFVFLWESRTAESRTLYYKWEVKSELKSPDCFKKLTLTINGRSPGPTIYAHQGDTVIVELKNSFVTENVAIHWHGIRQIGTPWSDGTEGVTQCPVLPGETFKYQFVVDRPGTYLYHAHYGMQREDGLYGSIVVWLPEGQTEPFAYDHDRNLILTDWYHKSSHEHSAGLAAAGAAFTWVGEPDSLLIQGRGRFNCSLLGASATCNSSSPDCVLYPITVVPGRTYRLRVSSLTSLSALSFQIEGHTMTVVEADGHYVEPFQVSNLFIYSGETYSVLIKADQNPSRNYWITTNVVSRNSTTPLGLAIFNYYPNHQRKFPPTTPPAGPAWNAVAPRLAQSHAIKARQGFIHPPPKAADKVIVLLNTQNTVNGRRRWSLNNVSFNMPHTPYLIALKNNLLHTFSQAKPPTGYDFKNYNISVPPPNPEATVSDAIYRLDFNSTVDIILQNANMMALNTSETHPWHLHGHDFWVLGYGEGKFDMFKDPSKYNLVNPIMKNTVPLHPFGWTALRFVADNPGVWAFHCHIDAHFFMGMGVVFEEGIEKVQKLPTSIMGCGESKRFIRP
- the LOC111781213 gene encoding photosynthetic NDH subunit of lumenal location 4, chloroplastic, producing MALSSLTFTTPRAQASQIFSPRLSSAVKPTPSSSSSSVSATKKAISNVGIGVLAASVLALSPLDANATRIEYYATVGEPLCEFRYVPSGLGYCDLAVGSGEEVPYNELINVHYTARFADGIVFDSSYKRARPLTMRIGVGKVIRGLDQGILGGEGVPPMLVGGKRKLKIPPHLAYGPEPAGCFSGDCNIPGNATLVYDINFVGVYSGNRK